The Streptomyces sp. Je 1-332 genome has a window encoding:
- a CDS encoding roadblock/LC7 domain-containing protein, which translates to MTGIITPLPDLGWMLRPLIEIPGVRHSVVVSEDGLRLGHASAENLSGPVADLSVAEAESLSAACAAMTMTGRSTTALLFGSGAGVRQLMLESDHGFVLFTHAGVGAHLGVATDLEADVGLVAQQMQLLVVKIGSHLSSQPRDPAAAAS; encoded by the coding sequence GTGACCGGAATCATCACCCCCCTTCCCGACCTGGGCTGGATGCTCCGCCCGCTGATCGAGATCCCCGGGGTCCGGCACAGCGTGGTGGTCTCCGAGGACGGGCTGCGGCTCGGCCACGCCTCCGCGGAGAACCTCTCGGGCCCCGTGGCCGACCTGAGCGTCGCCGAAGCCGAGTCCCTCTCCGCGGCCTGCGCCGCGATGACCATGACGGGCCGCTCCACGACCGCGCTGCTCTTCGGCTCGGGCGCCGGCGTACGGCAGTTGATGCTGGAGTCCGACCACGGCTTCGTGCTGTTCACCCACGCCGGTGTGGGCGCGCACCTGGGCGTCGCCACCGACCTGGAGGCGGACGTCGGCCTGGTCGCCCAGCAGATGCAGCTGCTCGTGGTGAAGATCGGCTCGCACCTGAGCAGCCAGCCGCGGGATCCGGCCGCCGCGGCGTCATGA
- a CDS encoding 2'-5' RNA ligase family protein, which translates to MNADEQCAEDEPAGDGWPDIPGDTALTIKVPEADPLVRAGFPAHVTVLYPFLHESRIDAAAHRELTGLFAGRDAFTLTFAEFARYPGVLYLDPWPHAPVTSLAKDLAACWPDAVPYRGIFDPPLGPHLTVANNEGPATQDAAYDALQAELEPLLPLSCRIRAVHLIVWDGTRWQDRAEYRLGS; encoded by the coding sequence ATGAATGCCGACGAACAGTGTGCCGAAGACGAGCCCGCGGGGGACGGATGGCCGGACATACCGGGTGACACCGCGCTCACCATCAAGGTCCCCGAAGCCGATCCGCTGGTCCGCGCGGGGTTCCCGGCCCACGTGACCGTGCTCTACCCCTTCTTGCACGAGAGTCGCATCGACGCGGCGGCCCACCGCGAGCTGACCGGTCTCTTCGCCGGACGTGACGCCTTCACCCTGACGTTCGCCGAGTTCGCCCGCTATCCCGGCGTGCTGTACCTCGACCCGTGGCCGCACGCCCCGGTCACGTCCCTGGCCAAGGACCTCGCCGCGTGCTGGCCGGACGCGGTGCCCTACCGGGGGATCTTCGACCCCCCGCTCGGCCCGCATCTGACGGTCGCGAACAACGAGGGCCCCGCGACGCAGGACGCCGCGTACGACGCGTTGCAGGCCGAGCTGGAGCCCCTGTTGCCGCTGAGCTGCCGTATCCGGGCCGTCCACCTCATCGTCTGGGACGGCACACGCTGGCAGGACCGCGCGGAGTACCGCCTCGGCTCATAG
- a CDS encoding DUF742 domain-containing protein, whose product MTEPRPEEPTASAIRPYVITRGRAAADTEALAWESLVMATDAAFPASLQPEHQTILAHCQGLLSVAEVAAHIGQPPSVVQVLLCDLLEWGLIVTRPPVPPAEHTDVTMLRKVLHGLESRL is encoded by the coding sequence ATGACGGAACCGCGGCCGGAGGAGCCGACGGCCTCGGCGATCCGCCCCTACGTGATCACTCGCGGGCGGGCGGCAGCCGACACCGAGGCGCTGGCCTGGGAGTCCCTGGTGATGGCGACGGACGCGGCGTTTCCCGCCTCGCTCCAGCCCGAACACCAGACCATCCTGGCGCACTGCCAGGGGCTCCTCTCGGTGGCCGAGGTGGCCGCCCACATCGGCCAGCCCCCCTCGGTCGTACAGGTGTTGCTCTGCGATCTCCTGGAATGGGGGCTCATCGTGACCCGTCCGCCGGTGCCCCCGGCCGAACACACCGATGTGACCATGCTCAGAAAGGTCCTCCATGGTCTCGAAAGCCGCCTCTGA
- a CDS encoding isochorismatase family cysteine hydrolase, whose protein sequence is MTNHQRTIPGVNSALLVMDVQREIVDLADDGSGYLPRLRRAIEGARAAGIPVIYVAIALRPGYPDVSTRNKALTAVVRAGLHVEGEPGTEIHPDIGPQPGDTVVTKRRGSAFSGSDLDLVLRARDIDHLVLTGIATSGVVLHTACHANDGDLGLTVLSDACLDLDPEVHALLMEKLFPQWAEVVAVEEWLGAVAKG, encoded by the coding sequence ATGACGAATCATCAGCGCACGATCCCGGGCGTGAACAGCGCCCTCCTCGTGATGGATGTGCAGCGCGAGATCGTGGACCTCGCCGACGACGGCTCGGGTTATCTGCCGCGCCTGCGCCGGGCGATCGAGGGCGCCCGCGCGGCGGGCATCCCCGTGATCTACGTGGCCATCGCGTTACGACCGGGATACCCGGATGTCAGCACCCGCAACAAGGCGCTCACCGCCGTGGTGCGGGCGGGCCTGCACGTCGAAGGCGAGCCCGGCACCGAAATCCACCCGGACATCGGGCCGCAGCCGGGCGACACCGTGGTCACCAAGCGGCGTGGGAGCGCGTTCTCGGGCAGCGACCTGGACCTGGTGCTCAGGGCGCGCGACATCGACCACCTCGTCCTGACCGGCATCGCCACCAGCGGCGTAGTGCTGCACACGGCGTGCCACGCGAACGACGGGGACCTGGGACTCACCGTCCTGTCGGACGCGTGCCTCGACCTGGACCCCGAGGTGCACGCGCTCCTGATGGAGAAGCTGTTCCCGCAGTGGGCGGAGGTCGTCGCCGTCGAGGAGTGGCTGGGGGCCGTCGCGAAGGGGTAG
- a CDS encoding cytochrome P450: protein MTSPHTTAGPPTHCPVTGAAGPSTALYGPHLDGDAMPALYERLRRDHGPVAPVSIAPGVDAWLVIGHRELLQLTRDEQDFSHDPRRWSLLREGRVPADSPILPMVGWRPALLFNDGQQHRRMRAAVSAALAGINGHELRRSVRATAEEVIESFAERSEADLVADYARKLPMRVITMLLGVDEQTGRHLVEAVAGTVAATAESADASKRMGAILLRLIEEKRRRRGNDITSALLHHPARLTDEEVLHNLVVMFVAGNQTTVNWIATTLRILLCDPQFRSSLTGGHLSVDDALDLVLWRFPPTQNFPARYATRDMTFGGQAVRTGDMLILGLAGANADPLILPDDGAPVVGNRSHLAFGAGPHICPAQDPARLITRTAVDTIRHRLPDLELAVPQGELEWIKSPWSRGLAALPVRFTAPVLSQHPDPSTRRAR, encoded by the coding sequence ATGACCTCGCCCCACACCACGGCCGGGCCGCCCACCCACTGTCCGGTCACCGGAGCCGCGGGGCCGTCGACCGCGCTGTACGGACCCCACCTCGACGGCGACGCCATGCCCGCCCTGTACGAGCGACTGCGCCGCGACCACGGGCCCGTGGCGCCCGTCAGCATCGCGCCCGGCGTCGACGCCTGGCTGGTCATCGGCCACCGCGAGCTGCTCCAACTGACCCGCGACGAGCAGGACTTCTCGCACGATCCACGCCGCTGGAGCCTGCTGCGGGAAGGCCGCGTGCCCGCCGACTCGCCGATCCTGCCCATGGTCGGCTGGCGGCCCGCCCTGCTGTTCAACGACGGACAGCAGCACCGCAGGATGCGCGCAGCCGTCTCCGCCGCGCTCGCGGGGATCAACGGCCACGAACTGCGGCGCTCCGTGCGAGCCACCGCCGAGGAGGTGATCGAGTCGTTCGCGGAACGCAGCGAGGCCGACCTGGTCGCCGACTACGCGCGCAAGCTGCCGATGCGCGTCATCACCATGCTGCTGGGCGTGGACGAACAGACCGGCCGCCACCTGGTGGAGGCCGTCGCCGGAACGGTCGCCGCCACCGCTGAATCCGCTGACGCCAGCAAGCGCATGGGAGCGATCCTGCTCCGGCTGATCGAGGAGAAGCGGCGCCGCCGCGGCAACGACATCACGTCGGCCCTGCTGCACCACCCGGCCCGGCTCACCGACGAAGAGGTCCTGCACAACCTCGTCGTCATGTTCGTCGCGGGCAACCAGACCACCGTCAACTGGATCGCCACCACCCTGCGCATCCTGCTGTGCGACCCGCAGTTCCGCTCCTCGCTGACCGGCGGCCACCTCAGCGTGGACGACGCACTCGACCTGGTCCTGTGGCGCTTCCCGCCCACGCAGAACTTCCCCGCCCGCTACGCCACCCGCGACATGACCTTCGGCGGGCAGGCCGTCCGCACCGGCGACATGCTCATCCTCGGCCTGGCAGGCGCCAACGCGGACCCGCTGATCCTCCCGGACGACGGCGCGCCGGTCGTGGGCAACCGCTCGCACCTTGCCTTCGGCGCGGGCCCGCACATCTGCCCGGCCCAGGACCCGGCCCGGCTCATCACGCGCACCGCCGTGGACACGATCCGCCACCGGCTGCCCGACCTCGAACTCGCCGTCCCGCAGGGCGAACTGGAGTGGATCAAGTCACCCTGGAGCAGGGGACTCGCCGCACTCCCGGTGCGCTTCACCGCGCCGGTCCTCTCGCAGCATCCCGACCCTTCGACCAGGAGAGCCCGTTGA
- a CDS encoding cupin has translation MADLYALVAEHLEKARAAAHGRSAELLLHDGPLRQSLIVLVSGHELSEHDTPTAATLFVLRGRVGLTTAGDTLELGEGEFAPIPHERHGLTALDDSAVVLTAVTEV, from the coding sequence GTGGCCGACCTCTACGCCCTCGTCGCGGAGCACCTCGAGAAGGCCCGCGCCGCCGCGCACGGACGCAGCGCCGAGCTGCTCCTGCACGACGGTCCACTGCGGCAGAGCCTCATCGTGCTCGTATCCGGACACGAGCTGAGCGAGCACGACACACCCACGGCCGCGACCCTCTTCGTCCTGCGCGGGCGGGTCGGGCTCACCACCGCGGGCGACACGCTCGAACTGGGCGAGGGCGAGTTCGCGCCCATCCCGCACGAGCGCCACGGCCTGACCGCGCTGGACGACTCCGCCGTCGTACTGACCGCCGTCACCGAGGTCTGA
- a CDS encoding ATP/GTP-binding protein — protein sequence MVSKAASDAPVPATTPAPVAAPQPAGSGKYLTSSVAGAAKILVVGPLGVGKTTLIGTVSEIKPLSTEAVMTQAGARVDTLVAGGKTTTTVALDFGRMTIDGELVLYLFGTPGQQRFLPAWRDLAKGALGALALVDTRDLEASFDALGNLEELGLPFAVAVNVFPGSPQHGADDLRAALDLLPGTPVVACDARDPASSVRALIALVQHLIHVATEST from the coding sequence ATGGTCTCGAAAGCCGCCTCTGACGCACCGGTCCCGGCAACGACACCGGCACCGGTAGCGGCGCCGCAGCCGGCCGGCTCCGGGAAGTACCTCACCTCCAGCGTCGCCGGCGCCGCCAAGATCCTGGTCGTCGGACCGCTCGGGGTCGGCAAGACCACCCTGATCGGCACCGTCTCGGAGATCAAACCCCTGTCCACCGAGGCCGTCATGACCCAGGCGGGCGCCCGCGTCGACACCCTCGTGGCAGGCGGCAAGACCACCACGACCGTGGCCCTCGACTTCGGCCGGATGACCATCGACGGAGAGCTGGTCCTCTACCTGTTCGGCACCCCGGGCCAGCAGCGGTTCCTGCCCGCCTGGCGGGACCTGGCCAAGGGTGCGCTCGGGGCCCTCGCCCTGGTGGACACGCGTGACCTGGAGGCGTCCTTCGACGCGCTGGGCAACCTGGAGGAACTCGGGCTGCCGTTCGCGGTGGCCGTCAACGTCTTCCCCGGCAGCCCCCAGCACGGCGCCGACGATCTGCGCGCCGCCCTCGACCTGCTCCCCGGCACCCCTGTGGTGGCCTGCGACGCACGCGACCCCGCGTCCTCGGTCCGTGCGCTGATCGCCCTCGTCCAGCACCTCATCCACGTCGCCACGGAGAGCACATGA
- a CDS encoding cytochrome P450 — MNTSSVNTDPAASRPHRFDPAGGCPHADNARLLAHGAVTEVVLPGDVQGMAVLGHDALKEFLAHPDVAKNAQHFAALQAGEIADGWPLKTFATVQGMTTADGTDHRRLRSLMGKAFTARRVAELQPRITALTTELLDNLGEAAAGDGVADLRKHFALPLPMGVICELLGVDAEYHDRLHHLSNQIVATDIGPEEAMAANREMVEVLGAVAAARAANPGDDLTTALIAAREENGDRLSPHELLGTLMLTIIAGHETTLNLITNAVRALCTHREQLALAQSSKVSWADVVEETLRWDSPVSYFPFRYPTRDLTLDGTVIPQGTPVLAGYSAAGRDKQAHGPDADRFDITRDNTTTRHLSLGHGAHFCMGAPLARMEATIALEQLFTRFPDLDLAVPEPELPRHASFVGNSVQKLPVRVGARARL, encoded by the coding sequence TTGAACACGTCATCGGTGAACACCGACCCCGCAGCAAGCAGGCCGCACCGCTTCGACCCCGCCGGCGGCTGCCCGCACGCCGACAACGCCCGGCTCCTGGCACACGGCGCCGTCACAGAGGTGGTCCTGCCCGGCGACGTACAGGGCATGGCGGTGCTCGGCCATGATGCGCTCAAGGAGTTCCTCGCACACCCCGATGTCGCCAAGAACGCACAGCACTTCGCGGCGCTGCAGGCGGGCGAGATAGCCGACGGCTGGCCGCTGAAGACGTTCGCGACGGTGCAGGGCATGACCACCGCCGACGGCACCGACCACCGCAGGCTGCGCTCCCTGATGGGCAAGGCGTTCACCGCGCGCCGGGTGGCGGAACTCCAGCCGCGGATCACGGCCCTGACGACCGAGCTGCTCGACAACCTGGGAGAGGCGGCCGCCGGCGACGGCGTGGCGGACCTGCGCAAGCACTTCGCGCTGCCGCTGCCGATGGGGGTCATCTGCGAACTCCTGGGCGTGGACGCCGAGTACCACGACCGCCTGCACCACCTGTCGAACCAGATCGTCGCCACCGACATCGGCCCCGAGGAGGCGATGGCGGCCAACCGGGAGATGGTGGAAGTCCTCGGCGCGGTCGCCGCCGCCCGCGCGGCGAACCCCGGAGACGACCTGACCACCGCCCTGATCGCGGCCCGCGAGGAGAACGGCGACCGGCTAAGCCCCCACGAGCTGCTCGGCACCCTGATGCTCACGATCATCGCCGGGCACGAGACCACCCTCAACCTCATCACCAACGCCGTACGCGCCCTGTGCACCCACCGCGAGCAGCTCGCCCTCGCCCAGAGCTCCAAGGTGAGCTGGGCGGACGTGGTGGAGGAGACCCTGCGCTGGGACAGCCCCGTCAGCTACTTCCCCTTCCGCTACCCGACGCGCGACCTCACGCTCGACGGCACCGTCATCCCCCAGGGGACCCCCGTCCTGGCCGGTTACTCCGCGGCGGGCCGCGACAAACAGGCGCACGGCCCCGACGCCGACCGCTTCGACATCACCCGCGACAACACCACCACCCGGCACCTGTCCCTGGGCCACGGCGCGCACTTCTGCATGGGCGCCCCGCTGGCCCGCATGGAGGCCACCATCGCCCTGGAGCAACTGTTCACCCGCTTCCCCGACCTCGACCTCGCCGTCCCGGAGCCCGAACTGCCCCGCCACGCCTCCTTCGTGGGGAACAGCGTGCAGAAACTCCCTGTGCGGGTGGGTGCCCGCGCGCGGCTATGA
- a CDS encoding endonuclease/exonuclease/phosphatase family protein, translated as MDAKGRSRWTRGRILATLAVLTAALLAFHSAVPNTVGRFGSLLETFLPWLGLAVPLLLTLALLRRSALALVALLLPVAAWGILFGGRSTAGDGGAHDLTAVQHNVSDVNADPAGTARALSAAGPDLIALEELTPAALPAYEASLRARYPYRAARGTVGLWSKHPLTEVGAVDIRPEGIGEDWNRGLRAQARTPWGDVAVYVAHLPSVRVQWHGFSSARRDESAGLLGAALEAEQLEKVILLGDLNGTVDDRGLDPVRTRLDSTGRDNFAFSWPTTFPVSRIDHIMTRAARVTQVRTLPSTGSDHLPVAADIRFGP; from the coding sequence GTGGACGCGAAGGGCCGGTCCCGCTGGACGCGCGGCCGGATTCTCGCCACGCTCGCCGTCCTGACCGCGGCCCTCCTCGCCTTCCACTCCGCGGTGCCCAACACCGTGGGCCGCTTCGGCAGCCTCCTGGAGACGTTCCTCCCCTGGCTGGGCCTGGCCGTCCCCCTGTTGCTCACCCTGGCCCTGCTGCGCCGGTCGGCCCTGGCCCTGGTGGCCCTACTGCTTCCGGTCGCCGCCTGGGGGATCCTTTTCGGCGGGCGCTCGACCGCCGGGGACGGTGGCGCCCACGACCTCACGGCCGTCCAGCACAACGTCAGCGACGTGAACGCCGACCCCGCGGGCACCGCTCGCGCCCTGAGCGCCGCCGGCCCGGATCTCATCGCCCTGGAGGAGCTGACGCCGGCCGCACTGCCCGCGTACGAGGCGAGCCTGCGGGCGCGGTACCCCTACCGGGCGGCGCGGGGAACGGTCGGACTCTGGTCGAAGCACCCGCTGACGGAGGTCGGGGCGGTGGATATCAGGCCGGAGGGGATCGGGGAGGACTGGAACCGCGGGTTGCGGGCCCAAGCCCGTACGCCGTGGGGCGATGTCGCGGTGTACGTCGCCCACTTGCCGTCGGTCCGCGTCCAGTGGCACGGCTTCAGCTCCGCCCGCCGGGACGAGAGCGCAGGCCTGCTGGGCGCGGCACTGGAGGCCGAGCAGCTGGAGAAGGTGATCCTGCTGGGCGACCTCAACGGCACGGTGGACGACCGCGGCCTCGACCCGGTCAGAACCCGCCTGGACTCGACGGGACGGGACAATTTCGCCTTCAGCTGGCCGACCACCTTCCCCGTCTCCAGGATCGACCACATCATGACCCGCGCAGCCAGGGTCACCCAGGTCCGCACCCTGCCCTCCACCGGCAGCGACCACCTGCCCGTCGCGGCGGACATCAGGTTCGGCCCCTGA
- a CDS encoding TetR/AcrR family transcriptional regulator, whose amino-acid sequence MAGKKQFDMDTTLDAAMIQFWRVGYAETSVGDLSRATGLNRSSIYSSLGDKDALFLRCLDRYAARFGGKYDAALSCAASEPVAAVRAFFGVTLERIADPELPDGCLVVQSAMAIPALSPAVAAHARQALGFQRLRLRAALNAGGMTDQDAEVFAEHAAAVNQSLAVMSRAGASPAQLLAVVEVTVDALSHALRTHRHTSTPPAPGPGQS is encoded by the coding sequence GTGGCAGGCAAGAAGCAGTTCGACATGGACACGACGCTCGACGCCGCGATGATCCAGTTCTGGCGCGTCGGCTACGCCGAGACCTCGGTCGGCGACCTGTCCCGGGCCACCGGCCTGAACCGCAGCTCGATCTACTCCTCGCTCGGCGACAAGGACGCCCTGTTCCTGCGCTGCCTGGATCGCTACGCCGCGCGCTTCGGGGGCAAGTACGACGCCGCCCTGTCGTGTGCGGCCTCCGAGCCCGTCGCGGCTGTCCGCGCGTTCTTCGGCGTCACCCTCGAGCGCATCGCCGATCCCGAACTGCCCGACGGATGCCTGGTCGTCCAGTCGGCCATGGCGATCCCAGCGCTGAGCCCGGCCGTCGCGGCGCACGCCAGACAGGCGCTCGGCTTCCAGCGCCTGCGCCTGCGCGCCGCGCTGAACGCCGGTGGAATGACCGACCAGGACGCCGAAGTCTTCGCCGAACACGCGGCGGCCGTGAACCAGTCCCTCGCTGTCATGAGCAGAGCCGGGGCGAGCCCGGCACAGCTCCTGGCCGTGGTGGAAGTGACCGTTGACGCGCTCTCGCACGCGTTGCGCACACACCGGCACACCAGCACGCCGCCGGCGCCCGGCCCTGGACAAAGCTGA